Sequence from the Sphingomonas koreensis genome:
CCCGGCTGAAGCGCGACGAGGCGATCCTGGCGCTGGGCAAGAAGCAGGGTGTGATGGGCATCACCGGCGTGCGCAATTTCGTCAGCGCCAGGGAGCCAACCACGATCGTCGAGATGGTCAATCACATCGACCATGTCGTGAAGCTGATCGGGATCGACCATGTCGGCATCGGATCCGATGCCGATCTCAACGGCTATGACGACATGCCCGCCGATCAGTACAAGATGCTGAAGGGCGGCTACAAGGAAAGCTATGCCTTCCGCGACAAGCTGGACACCGACGGGTTCGACCAGCCGATGAAGATGTACGACCTGACCGAAGAGCTCATCCGCCGCAACTATTCGGACGCCAACATCGCCGCCATTCTCGGCGGCAACTTCCGGCGCCTGCTGGGCGACACCTGGATCTGATCCCAAGCGGGGGAAGGCGGCTCGCCTTCCCCCAAGATGGCGTTCGCGCTGCGCGGTTCAGCGCTTCGCGACCCCGGTGATCGCCTCGCCGGGGAACATCCCTGCCACCAGCTTGCCGTCGCGCACGACGGGCTGGCCGTTGACGAGCACATGGCGGATGCCGGCCGACGCCTGCATCGGCTTCTCGAATGTCGCCACGTCGGCGACGGTGGCGGGATCGAAGATGGTGATGTCCGCGTCGGCGCCCACCTTCACGCGCCCTTTCCGTGCCATTTGCGGCGACACGGCCTCTAGCCGCTGGGCCGGCATCAGCGCCATCTTGCGCAGCGCGGCCATCAGCCCCAGCGTCTTGCGCTCGCGAACATAGCGGCCGAGCACCCGGCCATAGGTGCCGGCGCCGCGCGGATGCTCGCCCGAGGTGACCCACGGCATGCCGTCCGATGCGATCGAGATTTCGGGTTCGGCGATGATCGCATCGACCACGTCTTCCGGGATCATATGGACCACGACGGCGGCGTTGGGCTGCTCTCGGCGATAGCGTTCGAAACTGTCCTTGGTCAGCCGCTCGCCGGTCGCGGGCCATTGCAGATCGCCGAAGCTGATACCCGAACGCTCCTGCCAGCCATCCCGGAAGAATTCCGATCCGATCGATGTGCTGCCCGCGGTGTAGGGATAGGCTTCGGACGTGATGTCGAGCCCGCGCTGGCGCGCGCGCTTCACCATGTCGATCAGGACCGGCGTATCGCGCAGGCCGGTCGAATGGAGGTGGACGATCTGGAGCGGAGCGCCTGTCACCGCGGCATTGGCGATCACTTCCTGTGCCACCGCGATCGGCACGCCGGGGGCAGGATCGAGCGGGCGGCTGCGGACATGGACGAAAACCGGCGCGCGCGTCGCCGCCGCGGCCTTGAAGATGTCGTAGATCTCGCTGCGGCCCGCACCCGGCGTATATTCGATGCCGAGGCCGTAACCCAGTGCGCCGGCCGCGACCTCGCGATCGAGCGCCGCAACGATAGCGCGCTGCTGCTCGGGTGTCGCAGGTGCGGTATAGGCGCGGCGGTCGCGCGACCCGGCGTCCGGATTGATCGCACCATGGCCTGAACACGGCGCGTTGCTGATCACTTCCCGCCGCGCGCACTGGTGCGATGCGGTCGCACCGAAATTGACGAGCGCCTTGCCCGACAGCGCGGCCAGGAAGGGCGCGATCGGCATGGCGCCGCCCTCCGCATCGATCGCGGTCGTGACGCCGTCCAGGACCTGATAATATTCGCCCTTCGGGTTTTGCCCATGGGCGTGGAGATCGACGAAACCGGGCGCGACCACCAGGTTGGCCGCGTCGATGGTGCGGCGCCCCTTGAGCTTCGCGGTGCTGATGGTTGCGATGCTCCGGCCATTGATCCCGACATTGGCGACTTCATCGCGCCCGCTTTCGGGGTCCATCACCCGGCCATTGGCGATCACGATGTCATAGGTCTGCGCGGCGGATTCGCCTCCGGTCTGTGCCTGCAGCGGGTGTGCGACTCCGGTAGCGGCGAGCAGCAACGGGAAGACCGCGAGACGAAGTTTCTGATTCGACATGGAAAACCCTCCTAAGACTCTGGCGCGCGTTGCTAGTCAGTGTATGAACCGCGCCAGCCGGCCTCACCTTCTTTCTCCGATTGGAATATTCACTGCGAAACTCGACATTGCAAGGATGAATGATTTTCTAATAAATTATGAAAATACAATGTTTTACAAAGCGACCGCAGTAGATTTGCATATCTGAGAATATCTGATAGGAAAATAAAGTCCCGATGCGGAGCGTAAAAGCCGCGCGAGATATGGGGAGAGCCGGATGAACTACGGGTTTAGTGCGCGGTCCAAATCCTTGGCGGGGACGGCGATCGTTCTTTCGCTCCTGTTTGGTGCGCCCGTTTCAACGATGGCGCAGACTGACCCGGCGCAGGCGGCGAGGAGTTCGATCGACCCGGCGAGGC
This genomic interval carries:
- a CDS encoding amidohydrolase family protein; this encodes MSNQKLRLAVFPLLLAATGVAHPLQAQTGGESAAQTYDIVIANGRVMDPESGRDEVANVGINGRSIATISTAKLKGRRTIDAANLVVAPGFVDLHAHGQNPKGEYYQVLDGVTTAIDAEGGAMPIAPFLAALSGKALVNFGATASHQCARREVISNAPCSGHGAINPDAGSRDRRAYTAPATPEQQRAIVAALDREVAAGALGYGLGIEYTPGAGRSEIYDIFKAAAATRAPVFVHVRSRPLDPAPGVPIAVAQEVIANAAVTGAPLQIVHLHSTGLRDTPVLIDMVKRARQRGLDITSEAYPYTAGSTSIGSEFFRDGWQERSGISFGDLQWPATGERLTKDSFERYRREQPNAAVVVHMIPEDVVDAIIAEPEISIASDGMPWVTSGEHPRGAGTYGRVLGRYVRERKTLGLMAALRKMALMPAQRLEAVSPQMARKGRVKVGADADITIFDPATVADVATFEKPMQASAGIRHVLVNGQPVVRDGKLVAGMFPGEAITGVAKR